DNA sequence from the Brachybacterium sp. P6-10-X1 genome:
ATGTGCATCGAGGGGGCTGGGGAGGACGGTCTGCTACTTTGTTGCGCAGTTGAACGAACTCGGTCCCGAGCCAGCAAGGCTGCGAGGAGCCGCCCCTGCCGACCCGTCTCGGAGCTGCGATGCCATCCGTGCCCTACGTCCCCTCCCAGCTGCTGTTCGGCGGCGACTACAACCCCGAGCAGTGGCCCCGCGAGACCTGGCGCGAGGACATCGAGCTGATGCGGCGCGCCCGCGTCAACACCGTCACGCTCGGGGTGTTCTCCTGGTCCCGCCTCGAACCCTCCGAAGGCGTCTACGAGCTGGACTGGCTGGACGAGGCGATCGAGCTGCTCACGAGAGCCGGGATCGGGTTCTTCCTGTCCACCCCCACCGCCTCGCCGCCGCCGTGGTTCACGCTCGCCCACCCCGACGCGATGCCCGTGCGGCCCGACGGCACGGTGCTCAGCCATGGCTCGCGGGACACCTACGCGATCAGCGCCCCCGCCTACCGCGAGGCGTCCCGGCGGATCGCCCGGGTCCTCGCCGAGCACTACGGGGATCATCCCGGACTGCGCGGCTGGCACGTGCACAACGAGTACGGCACCCTCGACCACGGCCCGCACGCCGCTGTCGCCTTCCGGCGCTGGCTGCGCGAGCGCTACGGCACCCTCGAGGCGCTGAACGAGGCGTGGACGACGGGGTTCTGGTCCCAGCGCTACGGCTCCTTCGAGCAGATCCTCCCGCCCAGGACGACCCAGTACCTGGACAATCCCGCCCAGGCCGTGGACTTCCGCCGTTTCTGCTCCGACGAGATGCTCGCGGCGATGTGCGAGCAGCGTGACCAGATCCGCGGCGCCGGGTCGTCGGCCCCGATCACCACCAACTTCATGCTGCCCACCTGGAACCATCTCGAGCAGTGGTCCTGGGCCGAAGAGCTCGACGTGGTCTCGATCGACCACTATCTCGACACCCCGGGGCCCGACGGTGAGGCGCATGTCGCCTACTGCTCGGACCTCACCCGGTCCTGGGCAGGCGGTCCCTGGGTGCTGATGGAGCAGAACGCGCGCGGCATCATCATGGCCGACCGGACCCACGCGAAGACTCCGGGTCGCATGATCCGCAACGCGCTGGGATACATCGCCCGCGGCTCGCAGTCCGCGCTGTTCTTCCAGTGGCGCGCCTCGGCCGGCGGTGCCGAGCAGTGGCACGGTGCCCTCGTCCCCCACGCCGGCGGCGAGGACGAGCAGTTCGAGCCCGTGGTCGAGCTGGGGTGCATCCTCGAGGCGATCAGCGAGGTCACCAGTCCGCCGGCCGACGGGGTGCTGAACCCGGCCGAGGTCGGGATCCTCTGGCACGCGGACTCCTGGTGGACCCTGGAGACCCCGTCCATGCCGCACGACTCCCTGACCTATCGCGAGGAGGTGCGCTCCGCCCATCGCTCCTTCTGGCGGGCCGGGATCGCGACGGACGTCGTGCGCCCCGGAGCCGATGCGGGGCGGTACCGACTGCTGGTGGTGCCGGCGCTGATCGTCGTCTCCGACGAGGTCGCGGCGTGGCTGCGGGAGTACGTCGAAGCAGGCGGGCACCTGGTGGTCACCTATCTCTCGGGCCTGACCGACGAGCATCAGCGGGTGGGCCTCGGCGGGTATCCGGCCGTCCTCCGCGATCTGCTGGGGGTCACGGTCACCCAGCACCTTCCGCTCGAGGACGGCCAGCAGGTGGCTCTGTCCGACGGGGCCGTCGCGACGCAGTGGGCGGAACGGATGCGGACCCGCGGCGCGGAGGTGCTGGCCGCCTACGCGGACGGTCCGGTCACCGGCTCGCCGGCCATCACGCAGAACCGTCTCGGCGCCGGACGCGCGGTCTACCTCTCCGCGCACCTGGACCAGGACTCCCGCGACGCCTTCCTCCTCGCCCGGGCGCAGGCCGCGGGCGTCTCCCCCGTCGTTCCCGGCGCGGCCGCCCTCGGTGTGGAGGCGGTGCGCCGCCGCGGCGCCGAGGCGGACCACCTGTTCCTCCTGCACCACGGCCGAGAGGACGTCACGGTGCACGGCACCGGAGTCGATCTCGTGACCGGGACGCAGCTCCCCGGTCGAACCGACCTCGCGGGCGGGACGGATCGACGCGGCGGACTGCACCTCGCCGCGGACGATGTCGCCGTGGTGCGGGTGCCGCGCGGGGGCGGGGTCGAGCTCACCGCGCGCTGACGGGCACGGCGGTCGGGAACAGTCTTCCGCTCACAGCGGAGCACCGCGCCCGGCAGCGGTCCGCGGCGTAGCCTCGGGCCATGACTGGGCATCTGGAGCCGTTGCTGCGCGAGCTGGTGGGCGCGGTGCTCCGCGACGAGCGCCGACGGCAGGGCCGCACGCTGGCCCGGGTCGCTCAGGCGGCGGGCATCAGCATGCAGCATCTCTCCGATGTCGAGCGCGGACGGAAGGATCCCTCCTCCGAACTGCTCGCCGCGATCACCGGCGCCCTCGGCGTCACCGTCCCCCAGCTCCTGCTCCGTGCCGCCGATGATGCTCCGTCGCCGACGGAGGCGGCGGGGGCGGCGGAGCGCCCGGCGGTCCTCGAGCTGACGTCCGTCGGCGGTGCCCGCGGCGGCCGGCGGCCCTCCGGCGACGAGGTATCGCTGGCCGCCCGGGATCTGGCGGGCACCGACCGACCCGGGCTCACCCTGCTGTCGGCCGCCTGACCAGCACCTCGTCCGCCAACCCGTAGGCCACGGCCTGCTCGGCGTCCAGGACCTGCTCGCGCTCGAGATCGCGCCGCACCTGGTCCAGGGAGCGGCCGGAGTGCTGGGCGATCAGCGCCTCGAGGGCCCGACGGATCCGCTGCACCTCCTCGGTGGCCAGGATCAGGTCCGGCACCGCGCCGCGGCCCTGGGCCTCCAGCGGGTGCAGCACCACGCGGGTGTGCGGCAGCACCGCGCGCATCCCCGGGGTGCCGGCGGCGAGGAGCACGACGGGCGCCGCGACGGCTTGGCCGACGCAGGTGACGGCGACGGTGCTGCGCACGTAGGCGAGTGTGTCGTAGATGGCGAGGACGGCCTGGGCGTCGCCGCCGCTGGAGTTGAGGTAGAGCTGGATGGGGAGGTCGGCCGATTCGTTCTCCAGGTGCAGGATCTGGGCGATCACGGTGTTGGCGACCCCGTCGTCGATGGGGGTGCCGAGGTAGACGATGCGGTCCGAGAGCAGCCGCGAGTACACGTCGGCGCTGCGCTCCAGACCGGTGTGGGTGCGCTCGATGACGCTGGGGATCGGGTAGCTGGTCATCGGGGATCTCCGGAGGGGTTCTCGTCGCGGGTGGGCGGGGCGCTGGTCAGTCCGAGCGAGGGCACCCCACGGGGAGCGGCCCCGTAGGGCAGGACCTCGTCCAGCGAGGTGACCAGGCGGTCGCAGAATCCGTACTCCACGGCCCCGGCGGCGTCCCACATGCGGTCGCGGTCGGAGTCGCGGGCGATGGTCTCCTCGCTCTGCCCGGTGCGCTCGGCGGTCAGGCGGATCAGCAGGTCGCGATTGTGACGCAGGTCCTCGGCCTGCAGCTCGATGTCGGCGGCGCTGCCCCCGAACCCGGCCGATCCCTGGTGCATGAGCACCCGCCCGTGCGGGAGGATCAGGCGCTTGCCGGGCGTGCCGTGGGTGAGCAGGAACTGTCCGGCGCTGTAGGCCATGCCGAGCGCCACGGTCCGCACGTCGCAGGGCACCAGGTCCATCAGGTCCCCGATGGCGAGCATGGCCGGCACCAGGCCGCCCGGGGAGTTGATGAGCACGGTGATGTCGCGCTGGGGATCCTCGGCCGCCAGCATCAGCAGCTGGGCGCTGAGACGTGCCCCGTTGTCCTGATCGAGCTCCCGGTCCAGCAGCAGGATCCGGTGATGGAGCAGTCGGGTGGCGGTGAGCGCCGTGAGCCCGTCGGGGGCCGTGGCGTCGGGCGAGTCCTCGAAGCGAGCGGTCGATGCGGGGGGCGTGGTGGGAGTCCTCGTCGGTGCCATGTCCCCACCTTCCGCCTCTCCCGCACCGAGCGGGGTGTTCTCCGTCCGGCGCTGATCAGCGCTGAGCAGAGCGGGCCGGGGTCAGGGGCCGACGAGACGTCGGCGGGCGGCGGGGTCCACGAGCACCGTGGCGTTGTCGCTGATCTGCTCGGCCGTGCCGACGCCGGGCGGCAGCGCGCGCACCGCCGGGTCCCGGATCTGCGCCAGGAGCAGCTCGGGCAGCCCCCGCACTCCGATGTGGGGACGCTCGAAGAAGGGCTCGGTCGCCGGGGACAGCGTCGGCAGGCCCTGCTCTCCCTGGATCGTGGCGAGCAGTTCGGCGGCGGCCGCCAGGGCAGCCTGTCGTGCCCGCCAGTCGCGGGCCGCCAGCACCTCGCCGACCACGCCCCGCAGCCTCTGCCCGTCCGGCAGCCGCGCGGCCGAGCGGGCGAGCCACTTGCCATAGGGCGGCCAGCGACGATGCAGGAGGTGGGCGAGGTGGAGCAAGGTGCGCACGTGCCGGGCGGCGATCACGGCTGATCCGTCCTCGTCCCCGCGCAGGCCGGCCCGCCCGACGTCGGGGAACTCCTGTCCGAGGCGGGACCAATCCGCCGCCAGCGCGTACATCCAGACATCCCGGGGGTACCAGGCCAGGTTCCCGCGCAGCGCCGTGATCACGCCCGGGCCGTCGCGGAACACCGGCCCCGCGGTCACCTCGAGGACCGCTTGCCCGGTCAGCTGCAGCCAGTCGGTCAGGGTGAGGGCGTCGGGCGGGGTGCGCCCGCCGGGGGACGCGGGTGCCTCGGACGGCACCGACAGGTCGTCGGCCCCGTCGATCGCGGCGGCCTCGAGGCGCGCCGCGTCGATCCCGAGCCGTGACGCCGCGAGATCGGCGGCCGAGGCGACCTCGACCCGCTGGCGCACGACGGGGTCCCAGGTGGTGGCGAAGCGGGTCGGCAGGCCGTGCCAGGTCCTCGGGAGCTCGCGGTCCAGCAGGGCATCGATCTGCCCGGCGCGTCCGCCCTCGACCAGCAGCGTCAGGCGCAGCCCCCAGTCGTGGTCGCGGGACTGCTCGTCGTCGAAACCCAGCACGTCGGAGCCGGAGCCGAGCCGCCCGGCGGCGTGCGCGAGCCCCGCGGCGTGGCGCTCGAGCAGCGGGCGGACCACCTGCTCGTCATAGGCACGGGAGAGCTCGAGTCCGGGAGGAAGGTCGATGGGCATGGGCTCACTGTGCCACCCCGCCTGCTCCCCGCCGGGCCGCCCCGTCGGCCTCAGGCGCCGAGGAGGCGTGCGGCGAGGTAGGACTCGACCTGGTCGAGGGCCACGCGCTCCTGGGTCATGGAGTCCCGCGCGCGGATCGTCACGGCCTGGTCCTCCGCGGTGTCGAAGTCGACCGTGATGCAGAACGGGGTCCCGATCTCGTCCTGGCGGCGGTAGCGCCGGCCGATCGCCTGCGTGGCGTCCATCTCGACGTTCCAGTTCCGGCGCAGCTGATCGGCGAGCTGGGTGGCTCGGGGCACCAGGTCCTCGCTCTTGGACAGCGGCAGCACGGCGGCCTTCACGGGAGCCAGGCGCGGATCGAGCTTGAGCACCGTGCGCTTGTCGACGCCGCCCTTGGTGTTCGGGGCCTCGTCCTCGGTGTACGCGTCGACCAGGAACGCCATCATCGACCGGGTCAGGCCGAAGCTCGGCTCGATCACGTACGGGGTGTACCGCTCGCCGGACGCCTGGTCGAAGTACTGCATCTTCGTCCCGGACGCCTCCGTGTGGCTGCCCAGGTCGAAGTCCGTGCGATTGGCGATGCCCATCAGCTCGCCCCAATCGCTGCCGGTGAAACCGAAGCGGTACTCGAAGTCGATGGTGCCCGTGCTGTAGTGCGCGCGCTCGTCCTCGGGGACGTCGAAGCGGCGCAGGTTCTCCTCCTTCATGCCCAGGTCGATGAACCAGTTCCAGCAGGCCTCGACCCAGTTCGAGAAGTGCTCGTCCGCGTCCGCCGGCGGGGTGAAGAACTCGATCTCCATCTGCTCGAACTCGCGGGTGCGGAAGATGAAGTTGCCGGGGGTGATCTCGTTGCGGAACGCCTTGCCGACCTGCCCGATGCCGAACGGGGGCTTCTGGCGCGTGGCGGTGACGACGTTGAGGAAGTTCACGAAGATCCCCTGCGCGGTCTCGGGGCGCAGGTACGTCAGACCAGCCTCGGTGTCCACCGGACCGAGGAACGTCTTGATCAGGCCGGAGAACTGCTGGGGATCGGTGAACTCGCCGCGCGTGCCGCAGTTGGGGCACGGCACCTCGGCCAGGCCGCCCTCGGGGTCGCGCCCCTTCTTCGCCTGGAACGCCTCGATCAGATGGTCCTCGCGGAAGCGGTTGTGGCAGCTGCGGCACTCCACCAGCGGATCGGTGAAGGTCGCGACGTGGCCGGAGGCCTCCCAGACCCGCTTGGGCAGGATGATCGAGGAGTCCAGGCCCACCATGTCGGCGCGGGAGGTGACGAAGGTGCGCCACCACTGGCGCTTGATGTTCTCCTTGAGCTCCACGCCGAGCGGCCCGTAGTCCCAGGCGGAGCGGGTGCCGCCGTAGATCTCACCGGCCGGGAACACGAAGCCGCGCTTCTTGGTCAGAGCGATGACGTTGTCCAGCGTGCTGGCGGGGGCCTTGGCCACGGGGAGACTCCTGGTGACGGGGTGGTCAGAACCCGTCCAGCATAGCGACGGCGTCGCTGTGACGGTGCCCACGCGCACCGGCCCCACGGGGTCCGTCGACTTGCGTGCACCCCGGGCGCTGATGAGAATGGTTGTCATGACCTTCATGTCGCCCCCCTCCCGCCGCTCCCTGCTCTCCCTCGCCGGTCTCGGAGCAGGTGCCGTCGTGCTCGCCGCCTGTGGCGACGGAGGCGGCGGTGGAGCCGGGTCCCAGGGCGCACTCTCCGTCGTGACCTCGA
Encoded proteins:
- a CDS encoding beta-galactosidase; the encoded protein is MPSVPYVPSQLLFGGDYNPEQWPRETWREDIELMRRARVNTVTLGVFSWSRLEPSEGVYELDWLDEAIELLTRAGIGFFLSTPTASPPPWFTLAHPDAMPVRPDGTVLSHGSRDTYAISAPAYREASRRIARVLAEHYGDHPGLRGWHVHNEYGTLDHGPHAAVAFRRWLRERYGTLEALNEAWTTGFWSQRYGSFEQILPPRTTQYLDNPAQAVDFRRFCSDEMLAAMCEQRDQIRGAGSSAPITTNFMLPTWNHLEQWSWAEELDVVSIDHYLDTPGPDGEAHVAYCSDLTRSWAGGPWVLMEQNARGIIMADRTHAKTPGRMIRNALGYIARGSQSALFFQWRASAGGAEQWHGALVPHAGGEDEQFEPVVELGCILEAISEVTSPPADGVLNPAEVGILWHADSWWTLETPSMPHDSLTYREEVRSAHRSFWRAGIATDVVRPGADAGRYRLLVVPALIVVSDEVAAWLREYVEAGGHLVVTYLSGLTDEHQRVGLGGYPAVLRDLLGVTVTQHLPLEDGQQVALSDGAVATQWAERMRTRGAEVLAAYADGPVTGSPAITQNRLGAGRAVYLSAHLDQDSRDAFLLARAQAAGVSPVVPGAAALGVEAVRRRGAEADHLFLLHHGREDVTVHGTGVDLVTGTQLPGRTDLAGGTDRRGGLHLAADDVAVVRVPRGGGVELTAR
- a CDS encoding helix-turn-helix domain-containing protein — translated: MTGHLEPLLRELVGAVLRDERRRQGRTLARVAQAAGISMQHLSDVERGRKDPSSELLAAITGALGVTVPQLLLRAADDAPSPTEAAGAAERPAVLELTSVGGARGGRRPSGDEVSLAARDLAGTDRPGLTLLSAA
- a CDS encoding ClpP family protease, translating into MTSYPIPSVIERTHTGLERSADVYSRLLSDRIVYLGTPIDDGVANTVIAQILHLENESADLPIQLYLNSSGGDAQAVLAIYDTLAYVRSTVAVTCVGQAVAAPVVLLAAGTPGMRAVLPHTRVVLHPLEAQGRGAVPDLILATEEVQRIRRALEALIAQHSGRSLDQVRRDLEREQVLDAEQAVAYGLADEVLVRRPTAG
- a CDS encoding ClpP family protease; amino-acid sequence: MAPTRTPTTPPASTARFEDSPDATAPDGLTALTATRLLHHRILLLDRELDQDNGARLSAQLLMLAAEDPQRDITVLINSPGGLVPAMLAIGDLMDLVPCDVRTVALGMAYSAGQFLLTHGTPGKRLILPHGRVLMHQGSAGFGGSAADIELQAEDLRHNRDLLIRLTAERTGQSEETIARDSDRDRMWDAAGAVEYGFCDRLVTSLDEVLPYGAAPRGVPSLGLTSAPPTRDENPSGDPR
- a CDS encoding DUF4037 domain-containing protein produces the protein MPIDLPPGLELSRAYDEQVVRPLLERHAAGLAHAAGRLGSGSDVLGFDDEQSRDHDWGLRLTLLVEGGRAGQIDALLDRELPRTWHGLPTRFATTWDPVVRQRVEVASAADLAASRLGIDAARLEAAAIDGADDLSVPSEAPASPGGRTPPDALTLTDWLQLTGQAVLEVTAGPVFRDGPGVITALRGNLAWYPRDVWMYALAADWSRLGQEFPDVGRAGLRGDEDGSAVIAARHVRTLLHLAHLLHRRWPPYGKWLARSAARLPDGQRLRGVVGEVLAARDWRARQAALAAAAELLATIQGEQGLPTLSPATEPFFERPHIGVRGLPELLLAQIRDPAVRALPPGVGTAEQISDNATVLVDPAARRRLVGP
- a CDS encoding glycine--tRNA ligase, encoding MAKAPASTLDNVIALTKKRGFVFPAGEIYGGTRSAWDYGPLGVELKENIKRQWWRTFVTSRADMVGLDSSIILPKRVWEASGHVATFTDPLVECRSCHNRFREDHLIEAFQAKKGRDPEGGLAEVPCPNCGTRGEFTDPQQFSGLIKTFLGPVDTEAGLTYLRPETAQGIFVNFLNVVTATRQKPPFGIGQVGKAFRNEITPGNFIFRTREFEQMEIEFFTPPADADEHFSNWVEACWNWFIDLGMKEENLRRFDVPEDERAHYSTGTIDFEYRFGFTGSDWGELMGIANRTDFDLGSHTEASGTKMQYFDQASGERYTPYVIEPSFGLTRSMMAFLVDAYTEDEAPNTKGGVDKRTVLKLDPRLAPVKAAVLPLSKSEDLVPRATQLADQLRRNWNVEMDATQAIGRRYRRQDEIGTPFCITVDFDTAEDQAVTIRARDSMTQERVALDQVESYLAARLLGA